In Brassica rapa cultivar Chiifu-401-42 chromosome A06, CAAS_Brap_v3.01, whole genome shotgun sequence, a single window of DNA contains:
- the LOC103871017 gene encoding SEC14 cytosolic factor isoform X1 → MSMASEEAVKQLRTLMEDGVFEDESLRESYRNIHQGYPTETLLRFLKARDFNVHKSHKMLLDCLEWRTQNEIDSILTKPIVPVELYRGIRDSQLVGLSGYSKEGLPVIAIGVGHSTYDKASVHYYVQSHIQMNEYRDRVVLPSATKKQGRPICTCLKILDMSGLKLSALSQIKLMTTITTIDDLNYPEKTETYYIVNVPYIFSACWKTIKPLLQERTKKKIQVLKGCGKDELLKVMDYESLPHFCRREGSGSGRHISNGAEDNCFSLDHSFHQELYSYVKQQALVKGPSNAPIRHGSVHVRFPEPATEGTKIFDTLESEFQKLGCDQKV, encoded by the exons atgagcATGGCTAGTGAGGAAGCAGTCAAGCAATTACGTACTTTGATGGAAGATGGTGTGT TTGAAGATGAATCACTGAGAGAGTCGTATCGG AACATACATCAAGGGTATCCCACAGAGACTTTGTTGCGCTTTCTTAAAGCCAGAGATTTTAATGTCCACAAATCTCACAAAATG TTGCTTGACTGCTTGGAATGGAGGACTCAAAACGAGATTGACAGCATACTCACC AAGCCAATTGTTCCTGTTGAGTTGTACAGAGGAATCAGAGACTCCCAGCTTGTCGGTCTCTCTGGTTATTCAAAGGAG GGTCTCCCTGTCATTGCCATTGGTGTGGGGCATAGCACATATGACAAAGCCTCT GTTCACTACTATGTACAGTCTCACATTCAAATGAATGAGTACCGTGATCGTGTCGTTTTG CCATCTGCTACAAAGAAACAGGGACGACCTATCTGCACttgtttgaaaattttggatatgtcTGGATTAAAGCTTTCAGCTCTAAGTCAAATTAAG TTAATGACTACTATAACCACAATAGACGATTTAAACTACCCAGAGAAGACAGAGACGTATTATATAGTCAATGTCCCCTACATATTTTCTGCTTGCTGGAAAACCATAAAGCCTCTGCTGCAAGAGAGGACAAAGAAGAAGATTCAAGTTCTCAAAGGCTGCGGTAAAGATGAGTTGCTTAAG GTAATGGACTATGAGTCTCTGCCACATTTCTGTAGAAGGGAAGGGTCTGGCTCTGGTAGGCATATCTCAAATGGAGCAGAAGACAACTGCTTCTCTTTGGATCACTCTTTCCACCAAGAGCTCTACAGCTATGTGAAGCAACAGGCTCTGGTTAAAGGGCCGTCGAATGCACCCATCAGACATGGTTCGGTTCACGTAAGGTTCCCTGAGCCAGCTACGGAAGGCACCAAGATATTCGATACCTTAGAATCTGAGTTCCAGAAGCTTGGATGTGACCAGAAGGTCTGA
- the LOC103871022 gene encoding coiled-coil domain-containing protein 22 isoform X5: protein MKFLHPSQDDSFRLLTFLLERLSNKKQQGLKASSLPPGGDIASMPKVDDTFRDTSDETFDMHLHKVEAVLKDLTMTSEIPQPPNSHAQNASADGSTAAEFFSLRQSSGYEQPSSVDPSESEQPNYETVELQNQHNVLLEELESGSSELSSLDSELELLNLAAGMLLLDEKQPGGLYQQVAVKRCNIMDLKKQWDDIRLTLEAKKLCLLDQLHVEEEPEAKDKFHKLKTTELDLQSLSSEIQKREEERCKLQTELERQPKAAPRKSYIHGIKEITKNSRKLDSDIQRISGETRELQLESNSIRERLHRSYAVVDEMVTRELKKDPSIRQVYKLVTSIHGIFEQISEKILMTDRLRREAVDYEKKLGSITSRGMSLEKLQADLDAIRQENQSLEKQLN from the exons ATGAAA TTTCTTCATCCCTCTCAAGATGACTCCTTTAGGTTGCTTACTTTCTTACTTGAGAGGCTTTCCAATAAAAAGCAGCAAGGTCTCAaagcttcttctcttcctcctgGTGGTGATATAGCTAGCATGCCAAAGGTGGACGACACTTTCAGAGATACTTCAGATGAGACTTTTGATATGCATTTACACAAGGTTGAAGCTGTCCTGAAAGATCTTACCATGACTAGCGAAATCCCTCAGCCACCCAACTCTCATGCTCAAAATGCTTCAGCAGATGGTTCTACCGCTGCTGAATTCTTCTCACTGAGACAGTCATCTGGATATGAACAACCTTCTTCTGTAGACCCGTCTGAGTCAGAG CAGCCAAATTATGAGACTGTTGAGTTACAGAACCAACATAATGTGCTCTTGGAGGAACTTGAATCTGGATCTTCAGAGCTAAGCAGTCTTGACAGTGAGTTGGAGTTGTTGAATTTGGCTGCGGGGATGTTGTTATTGGATGAAAAACAGCCTGGTGGGTTATATCAACAAGTAGCGGTCAAAAGGTGCAATATCATGGATCTGAAAAAACAATG GGACGATATAAGGCTGACTTTGGAAGCTAAAAAGCTATGTCTTTTGGACCAACTTCATGTGGAGGAGGAGCCAGAGGCTAAAGACAAGTTCCATAAGTTGAAAACGACTGAACTTGATTTACAGTCTCTCTCATCAGAAATTCAAAAGAG GGAAGAGGAACGATGTAAACTACAAACTGAACTTGAGAGGCAGCCAAAAGCAGCGCCACGGAAGTCTTATATCCATGGGATTAAAGAAATAACGAAAAACAGCCGCAAACTGGATAGTGACATTCAGAGGATTTCAGGGGAGACTAGGGAGCTACAATTAGAGAGTAACTCCATCCGAGAACGTTTGCACCGATCATATGCTGTTGTGGATGAGATGGTTACAAG GGAACTGAAAAAGGATCCATCCATACGACAGGTCTACAAGCTAGTGACCAGTATCCACGGTATTTTTGAGCAAATCTCTGAAAAGATCCTCATGACTGATCGGTTAAGAAGAGAAGCAGTTGACTATGAGAAGAAGCTGGGTTCCATCACAAGCCGGGGCATGAGTCTGGAAAAATTACAAGCCGACCTCGATGCCATCAGGCAAGAGAACCAAAGTCTTGAGAAACAACTGAATTAA
- the LOC103871022 gene encoding coiled-coil domain-containing protein 22 isoform X2 yields the protein MEEECGGDIVMSTLMESGVSIPGDFSSVSQFTSEALTSICAQLLNLIDPSAAAASEMIPVVVVDSLPERYMMICTDIAHSVKNLGYMGDISYHKFLHPSQDDSFRLLTFLLERLSNKKQQGLKASSLPPGGDIASMPKVDDTFRDTSDETFDMHLHKVEAVLKDLTMTSEIPQPPNSHAQNASADGSTAAEFFSLRQSSGYEQPSSVDPSESEPNYETVELQNQHNVLLEELESGSSELSSLDSELELLNLAAGMLLLDEKQPGGLYQQVAVKRCNIMDLKKQWDDIRLTLEAKKLCLLDQLHVEEEPEAKDKFHKLKTTELDLQSLSSEIQKREEERCKLQTELERQPKAAPRKSYIHGIKEITKNSRKLDSDIQRISGETRELQLESNSIRERLHRSYAVVDEMVTRELKKDPSIRQVYKLVTSIHGIFEQISEKILMTDRLRREAVDYEKKLGSITSRGMSLEKLQADLDAIRQENQSLEKQLN from the exons ATGGAGGAGGAATGTGGAGGAGATATAGTGATGTCGACGTTGATGGAATCTGGGGTTTCGATCCCTGGAGATTTCTCCTCTGTGTCTCAGTTTACATCGGAGGCTCTGACGTCGATCTGCGCTCAGCTGCTTAATCTGATCGACCCATCGGCGGCGGCGGCGAGTGAGATGATACCAGTAGTAGTAGTAGATTCTCTTCCGGAAAGGTATATGATGATATGCACCGATATAGCCCACTCCGTGAAGAACCTTGGCTACATGGGCGACATTAGTTATCATAAG TTTCTTCATCCCTCTCAAGATGACTCCTTTAGGTTGCTTACTTTCTTACTTGAGAGGCTTTCCAATAAAAAGCAGCAAGGTCTCAaagcttcttctcttcctcctgGTGGTGATATAGCTAGCATGCCAAAGGTGGACGACACTTTCAGAGATACTTCAGATGAGACTTTTGATATGCATTTACACAAGGTTGAAGCTGTCCTGAAAGATCTTACCATGACTAGCGAAATCCCTCAGCCACCCAACTCTCATGCTCAAAATGCTTCAGCAGATGGTTCTACCGCTGCTGAATTCTTCTCACTGAGACAGTCATCTGGATATGAACAACCTTCTTCTGTAGACCCGTCTGAGTCAGAG CCAAATTATGAGACTGTTGAGTTACAGAACCAACATAATGTGCTCTTGGAGGAACTTGAATCTGGATCTTCAGAGCTAAGCAGTCTTGACAGTGAGTTGGAGTTGTTGAATTTGGCTGCGGGGATGTTGTTATTGGATGAAAAACAGCCTGGTGGGTTATATCAACAAGTAGCGGTCAAAAGGTGCAATATCATGGATCTGAAAAAACAATG GGACGATATAAGGCTGACTTTGGAAGCTAAAAAGCTATGTCTTTTGGACCAACTTCATGTGGAGGAGGAGCCAGAGGCTAAAGACAAGTTCCATAAGTTGAAAACGACTGAACTTGATTTACAGTCTCTCTCATCAGAAATTCAAAAGAG GGAAGAGGAACGATGTAAACTACAAACTGAACTTGAGAGGCAGCCAAAAGCAGCGCCACGGAAGTCTTATATCCATGGGATTAAAGAAATAACGAAAAACAGCCGCAAACTGGATAGTGACATTCAGAGGATTTCAGGGGAGACTAGGGAGCTACAATTAGAGAGTAACTCCATCCGAGAACGTTTGCACCGATCATATGCTGTTGTGGATGAGATGGTTACAAG GGAACTGAAAAAGGATCCATCCATACGACAGGTCTACAAGCTAGTGACCAGTATCCACGGTATTTTTGAGCAAATCTCTGAAAAGATCCTCATGACTGATCGGTTAAGAAGAGAAGCAGTTGACTATGAGAAGAAGCTGGGTTCCATCACAAGCCGGGGCATGAGTCTGGAAAAATTACAAGCCGACCTCGATGCCATCAGGCAAGAGAACCAAAGTCTTGAGAAACAACTGAATTAA
- the LOC103871022 gene encoding coiled-coil domain-containing protein 22 isoform X3 translates to MEEECGGDIVMSTLMESGVSIPGDFSSVSQFTSEALTSICAQLLNLIDPSAAAASEMIPVVVVDSLPERYMMICTDIAHSVKNLGYMGDISYHKFLHPSQDDSFRLLTFLLERLSNKKQQGLKASSLPPGGDIASMPKVDDTFRDTSDETFDMHLHKVEAVLKDLTMTSEIPQPPNSHAQNASADGSTAAEFFSLRQSSGYEQPSSVDPSESEQPNYETVELQNQHNVLLEELESGSSELSSLDSELELLNLAAGMLLLDEKQPGGLYQQVAVKRCNIMDLKKQWDDIRLTLEAKKLCLLDQLHVEEEPEAKDKFHKLKTTELDLQSLSSEIQKREEERCKLQTELERQPKAAPRKSYIHGIKEITKNSRKLDSDIQRISGETRELQLESNSIRERLHRSYAVVDEMVTRELKKDPSIRQVYKLVTSIHGIFEQISEKILMTDRLRREAVDYEKKLWRNYKPTSMPSGKRTKVLRNN, encoded by the exons ATGGAGGAGGAATGTGGAGGAGATATAGTGATGTCGACGTTGATGGAATCTGGGGTTTCGATCCCTGGAGATTTCTCCTCTGTGTCTCAGTTTACATCGGAGGCTCTGACGTCGATCTGCGCTCAGCTGCTTAATCTGATCGACCCATCGGCGGCGGCGGCGAGTGAGATGATACCAGTAGTAGTAGTAGATTCTCTTCCGGAAAGGTATATGATGATATGCACCGATATAGCCCACTCCGTGAAGAACCTTGGCTACATGGGCGACATTAGTTATCATAAG TTTCTTCATCCCTCTCAAGATGACTCCTTTAGGTTGCTTACTTTCTTACTTGAGAGGCTTTCCAATAAAAAGCAGCAAGGTCTCAaagcttcttctcttcctcctgGTGGTGATATAGCTAGCATGCCAAAGGTGGACGACACTTTCAGAGATACTTCAGATGAGACTTTTGATATGCATTTACACAAGGTTGAAGCTGTCCTGAAAGATCTTACCATGACTAGCGAAATCCCTCAGCCACCCAACTCTCATGCTCAAAATGCTTCAGCAGATGGTTCTACCGCTGCTGAATTCTTCTCACTGAGACAGTCATCTGGATATGAACAACCTTCTTCTGTAGACCCGTCTGAGTCAGAG CAGCCAAATTATGAGACTGTTGAGTTACAGAACCAACATAATGTGCTCTTGGAGGAACTTGAATCTGGATCTTCAGAGCTAAGCAGTCTTGACAGTGAGTTGGAGTTGTTGAATTTGGCTGCGGGGATGTTGTTATTGGATGAAAAACAGCCTGGTGGGTTATATCAACAAGTAGCGGTCAAAAGGTGCAATATCATGGATCTGAAAAAACAATG GGACGATATAAGGCTGACTTTGGAAGCTAAAAAGCTATGTCTTTTGGACCAACTTCATGTGGAGGAGGAGCCAGAGGCTAAAGACAAGTTCCATAAGTTGAAAACGACTGAACTTGATTTACAGTCTCTCTCATCAGAAATTCAAAAGAG GGAAGAGGAACGATGTAAACTACAAACTGAACTTGAGAGGCAGCCAAAAGCAGCGCCACGGAAGTCTTATATCCATGGGATTAAAGAAATAACGAAAAACAGCCGCAAACTGGATAGTGACATTCAGAGGATTTCAGGGGAGACTAGGGAGCTACAATTAGAGAGTAACTCCATCCGAGAACGTTTGCACCGATCATATGCTGTTGTGGATGAGATGGTTACAAG GGAACTGAAAAAGGATCCATCCATACGACAGGTCTACAAGCTAGTGACCAGTATCCACGGTATTTTTGAGCAAATCTCTGAAAAG ATCCTCATGACTGATCGGTTAAGAAGAGAAGCAGTTGACTATGAGAAGAAGCTGTGGAGAAATTACAAGCCGACCTCGATGCCATCAGGCAAGAGAACCAAAGTCTTGAGAAACAACTGA
- the LOC103871017 gene encoding SEC14 cytosolic factor isoform X3, whose product MLVVGWICGVRRSVYIGLIQSFSVLNIHQGYPTETLLRFLKARDFNVHKSHKMLLDCLEWRTQNEIDSILTKPIVPVELYRGIRDSQLVGLSGYSKEGLPVIAIGVGHSTYDKASVHYYVQSHIQMNEYRDRVVLPSATKKQGRPICTCLKILDMSGLKLSALSQIKLMTTITTIDDLNYPEKTETYYIVNVPYIFSACWKTIKPLLQERTKKKIQVLKGCGKDELLKVMDYESLPHFCRREGSGSGRHISNGAEDNCFSLDHSFHQELYSYVKQQALVKGPSNAPIRHGSVHVRFPEPATEGTKIFDTLESEFQKLGCDQKV is encoded by the exons ATGTTGGTTGTTGGATGGATCTGTGGAGTCAGAAGATCAGTATATATTGGGCTGATCCAGAGTTTTTCAGTATTG AACATACATCAAGGGTATCCCACAGAGACTTTGTTGCGCTTTCTTAAAGCCAGAGATTTTAATGTCCACAAATCTCACAAAATG TTGCTTGACTGCTTGGAATGGAGGACTCAAAACGAGATTGACAGCATACTCACC AAGCCAATTGTTCCTGTTGAGTTGTACAGAGGAATCAGAGACTCCCAGCTTGTCGGTCTCTCTGGTTATTCAAAGGAG GGTCTCCCTGTCATTGCCATTGGTGTGGGGCATAGCACATATGACAAAGCCTCT GTTCACTACTATGTACAGTCTCACATTCAAATGAATGAGTACCGTGATCGTGTCGTTTTG CCATCTGCTACAAAGAAACAGGGACGACCTATCTGCACttgtttgaaaattttggatatgtcTGGATTAAAGCTTTCAGCTCTAAGTCAAATTAAG TTAATGACTACTATAACCACAATAGACGATTTAAACTACCCAGAGAAGACAGAGACGTATTATATAGTCAATGTCCCCTACATATTTTCTGCTTGCTGGAAAACCATAAAGCCTCTGCTGCAAGAGAGGACAAAGAAGAAGATTCAAGTTCTCAAAGGCTGCGGTAAAGATGAGTTGCTTAAG GTAATGGACTATGAGTCTCTGCCACATTTCTGTAGAAGGGAAGGGTCTGGCTCTGGTAGGCATATCTCAAATGGAGCAGAAGACAACTGCTTCTCTTTGGATCACTCTTTCCACCAAGAGCTCTACAGCTATGTGAAGCAACAGGCTCTGGTTAAAGGGCCGTCGAATGCACCCATCAGACATGGTTCGGTTCACGTAAGGTTCCCTGAGCCAGCTACGGAAGGCACCAAGATATTCGATACCTTAGAATCTGAGTTCCAGAAGCTTGGATGTGACCAGAAGGTCTGA
- the LOC103871022 gene encoding coiled-coil domain-containing protein 22 isoform X1 yields the protein MEEECGGDIVMSTLMESGVSIPGDFSSVSQFTSEALTSICAQLLNLIDPSAAAASEMIPVVVVDSLPERYMMICTDIAHSVKNLGYMGDISYHKFLHPSQDDSFRLLTFLLERLSNKKQQGLKASSLPPGGDIASMPKVDDTFRDTSDETFDMHLHKVEAVLKDLTMTSEIPQPPNSHAQNASADGSTAAEFFSLRQSSGYEQPSSVDPSESEQPNYETVELQNQHNVLLEELESGSSELSSLDSELELLNLAAGMLLLDEKQPGGLYQQVAVKRCNIMDLKKQWDDIRLTLEAKKLCLLDQLHVEEEPEAKDKFHKLKTTELDLQSLSSEIQKREEERCKLQTELERQPKAAPRKSYIHGIKEITKNSRKLDSDIQRISGETRELQLESNSIRERLHRSYAVVDEMVTRELKKDPSIRQVYKLVTSIHGIFEQISEKILMTDRLRREAVDYEKKLGSITSRGMSLEKLQADLDAIRQENQSLEKQLN from the exons ATGGAGGAGGAATGTGGAGGAGATATAGTGATGTCGACGTTGATGGAATCTGGGGTTTCGATCCCTGGAGATTTCTCCTCTGTGTCTCAGTTTACATCGGAGGCTCTGACGTCGATCTGCGCTCAGCTGCTTAATCTGATCGACCCATCGGCGGCGGCGGCGAGTGAGATGATACCAGTAGTAGTAGTAGATTCTCTTCCGGAAAGGTATATGATGATATGCACCGATATAGCCCACTCCGTGAAGAACCTTGGCTACATGGGCGACATTAGTTATCATAAG TTTCTTCATCCCTCTCAAGATGACTCCTTTAGGTTGCTTACTTTCTTACTTGAGAGGCTTTCCAATAAAAAGCAGCAAGGTCTCAaagcttcttctcttcctcctgGTGGTGATATAGCTAGCATGCCAAAGGTGGACGACACTTTCAGAGATACTTCAGATGAGACTTTTGATATGCATTTACACAAGGTTGAAGCTGTCCTGAAAGATCTTACCATGACTAGCGAAATCCCTCAGCCACCCAACTCTCATGCTCAAAATGCTTCAGCAGATGGTTCTACCGCTGCTGAATTCTTCTCACTGAGACAGTCATCTGGATATGAACAACCTTCTTCTGTAGACCCGTCTGAGTCAGAG CAGCCAAATTATGAGACTGTTGAGTTACAGAACCAACATAATGTGCTCTTGGAGGAACTTGAATCTGGATCTTCAGAGCTAAGCAGTCTTGACAGTGAGTTGGAGTTGTTGAATTTGGCTGCGGGGATGTTGTTATTGGATGAAAAACAGCCTGGTGGGTTATATCAACAAGTAGCGGTCAAAAGGTGCAATATCATGGATCTGAAAAAACAATG GGACGATATAAGGCTGACTTTGGAAGCTAAAAAGCTATGTCTTTTGGACCAACTTCATGTGGAGGAGGAGCCAGAGGCTAAAGACAAGTTCCATAAGTTGAAAACGACTGAACTTGATTTACAGTCTCTCTCATCAGAAATTCAAAAGAG GGAAGAGGAACGATGTAAACTACAAACTGAACTTGAGAGGCAGCCAAAAGCAGCGCCACGGAAGTCTTATATCCATGGGATTAAAGAAATAACGAAAAACAGCCGCAAACTGGATAGTGACATTCAGAGGATTTCAGGGGAGACTAGGGAGCTACAATTAGAGAGTAACTCCATCCGAGAACGTTTGCACCGATCATATGCTGTTGTGGATGAGATGGTTACAAG GGAACTGAAAAAGGATCCATCCATACGACAGGTCTACAAGCTAGTGACCAGTATCCACGGTATTTTTGAGCAAATCTCTGAAAAGATCCTCATGACTGATCGGTTAAGAAGAGAAGCAGTTGACTATGAGAAGAAGCTGGGTTCCATCACAAGCCGGGGCATGAGTCTGGAAAAATTACAAGCCGACCTCGATGCCATCAGGCAAGAGAACCAAAGTCTTGAGAAACAACTGAATTAA
- the LOC103871022 gene encoding coiled-coil domain-containing protein 22 isoform X4, with protein sequence MEEECGGDIVMSTLMESGVSIPGDFSSVSQFTSEALTSICAQLLNLIDPSAAAASEMIPVVVVDSLPERYMMICTDIAHSVKNLGYMGDISYHKFLHPSQDDSFRLLTFLLERLSNKKQQGLKASSLPPGGDIASMPKVDDTFRDTSDETFDMHLHKVEAVLKDLTMTSEIPQPPNSHAQNASADGSTAAEFFSLRQSSGYEQPSSVDPSESEQPNYETVELQNQHNVLLEELESGSSELSSLDSELELLNLAAGMLLLDEKQPGGLYQQVAVKRCNIMDLKKQWDDIRLTLEAKKLCLLDQLHVEEEPEAKDKFHKLKTTELDLQSLSSEIQKREEERCKLQTELERQPKAAPRKSYIHGIKEITKNSRKLDSDIQRISGETRELQLESNSIRERLHRSYAVVDEMVTRELKKDPAIRQVYKLVTSILMTDRLRREAVDYEKKLGSIASRGLSLEKLQADLDR encoded by the exons ATGGAGGAGGAATGTGGAGGAGATATAGTGATGTCGACGTTGATGGAATCTGGGGTTTCGATCCCTGGAGATTTCTCCTCTGTGTCTCAGTTTACATCGGAGGCTCTGACGTCGATCTGCGCTCAGCTGCTTAATCTGATCGACCCATCGGCGGCGGCGGCGAGTGAGATGATACCAGTAGTAGTAGTAGATTCTCTTCCGGAAAGGTATATGATGATATGCACCGATATAGCCCACTCCGTGAAGAACCTTGGCTACATGGGCGACATTAGTTATCATAAG TTTCTTCATCCCTCTCAAGATGACTCCTTTAGGTTGCTTACTTTCTTACTTGAGAGGCTTTCCAATAAAAAGCAGCAAGGTCTCAaagcttcttctcttcctcctgGTGGTGATATAGCTAGCATGCCAAAGGTGGACGACACTTTCAGAGATACTTCAGATGAGACTTTTGATATGCATTTACACAAGGTTGAAGCTGTCCTGAAAGATCTTACCATGACTAGCGAAATCCCTCAGCCACCCAACTCTCATGCTCAAAATGCTTCAGCAGATGGTTCTACCGCTGCTGAATTCTTCTCACTGAGACAGTCATCTGGATATGAACAACCTTCTTCTGTAGACCCGTCTGAGTCAGAG CAGCCAAATTATGAGACTGTTGAGTTACAGAACCAACATAATGTGCTCTTGGAGGAACTTGAATCTGGATCTTCAGAGCTAAGCAGTCTTGACAGTGAGTTGGAGTTGTTGAATTTGGCTGCGGGGATGTTGTTATTGGATGAAAAACAGCCTGGTGGGTTATATCAACAAGTAGCGGTCAAAAGGTGCAATATCATGGATCTGAAAAAACAATG GGACGATATAAGGCTGACTTTGGAAGCTAAAAAGCTATGTCTTTTGGACCAACTTCATGTGGAGGAGGAGCCAGAGGCTAAAGACAAGTTCCATAAGTTGAAAACGACTGAACTTGATTTACAGTCTCTCTCATCAGAAATTCAAAAGAG GGAAGAGGAACGATGTAAACTACAAACTGAACTTGAGAGGCAGCCAAAAGCAGCGCCACGGAAGTCTTATATCCATGGGATTAAAGAAATAACGAAAAACAGCCGCAAACTGGATAGTGACATTCAGAGGATTTCAGGGGAGACTAGGGAGCTACAATTAGAGAGTAACTCCATCCGAGAACGTTTGCACCGATCATATGCTGTTGTGGATGAGATGGTTACAAG GGAGCTGAAGAAGGATCCAGCCATACGACAGGTGTATAAGCTAGTGACGAGTATCCTCATGACTGATCGGTTAAGAAGAGAAGCAGTTGACTATGAGAAGAAGCTGGGTTCCATAGCAAGTCGGGGCTTGAGTCTGGAGAAATTACAAGCCGACCTCGACCGATGA
- the LOC103871017 gene encoding SEC14 cytosolic factor isoform X2, which yields MSMASEEAVKQLRTLMEDVEDESLRESYRNIHQGYPTETLLRFLKARDFNVHKSHKMLLDCLEWRTQNEIDSILTKPIVPVELYRGIRDSQLVGLSGYSKEGLPVIAIGVGHSTYDKASVHYYVQSHIQMNEYRDRVVLPSATKKQGRPICTCLKILDMSGLKLSALSQIKLMTTITTIDDLNYPEKTETYYIVNVPYIFSACWKTIKPLLQERTKKKIQVLKGCGKDELLKVMDYESLPHFCRREGSGSGRHISNGAEDNCFSLDHSFHQELYSYVKQQALVKGPSNAPIRHGSVHVRFPEPATEGTKIFDTLESEFQKLGCDQKV from the exons atgagcATGGCTAGTGAGGAAGCAGTCAAGCAATTACGTACTTTGATGGAAGATG TTGAAGATGAATCACTGAGAGAGTCGTATCGG AACATACATCAAGGGTATCCCACAGAGACTTTGTTGCGCTTTCTTAAAGCCAGAGATTTTAATGTCCACAAATCTCACAAAATG TTGCTTGACTGCTTGGAATGGAGGACTCAAAACGAGATTGACAGCATACTCACC AAGCCAATTGTTCCTGTTGAGTTGTACAGAGGAATCAGAGACTCCCAGCTTGTCGGTCTCTCTGGTTATTCAAAGGAG GGTCTCCCTGTCATTGCCATTGGTGTGGGGCATAGCACATATGACAAAGCCTCT GTTCACTACTATGTACAGTCTCACATTCAAATGAATGAGTACCGTGATCGTGTCGTTTTG CCATCTGCTACAAAGAAACAGGGACGACCTATCTGCACttgtttgaaaattttggatatgtcTGGATTAAAGCTTTCAGCTCTAAGTCAAATTAAG TTAATGACTACTATAACCACAATAGACGATTTAAACTACCCAGAGAAGACAGAGACGTATTATATAGTCAATGTCCCCTACATATTTTCTGCTTGCTGGAAAACCATAAAGCCTCTGCTGCAAGAGAGGACAAAGAAGAAGATTCAAGTTCTCAAAGGCTGCGGTAAAGATGAGTTGCTTAAG GTAATGGACTATGAGTCTCTGCCACATTTCTGTAGAAGGGAAGGGTCTGGCTCTGGTAGGCATATCTCAAATGGAGCAGAAGACAACTGCTTCTCTTTGGATCACTCTTTCCACCAAGAGCTCTACAGCTATGTGAAGCAACAGGCTCTGGTTAAAGGGCCGTCGAATGCACCCATCAGACATGGTTCGGTTCACGTAAGGTTCCCTGAGCCAGCTACGGAAGGCACCAAGATATTCGATACCTTAGAATCTGAGTTCCAGAAGCTTGGATGTGACCAGAAGGTCTGA